The DNA region GAAAAAGAgccatttacaaaacattgacCTACATCTCTGGCAGCTTTTGGGTCTGATACACAGGAAAATGTGATATCGCACATGGACACAACTTCTGCTGGTGTTCGTCCTAATCTGGCACCTTCTTGGATGAACAAATCACActggaaaaatgaaaaaaaaaaaaggttaaaaacaaaCCATTCACTCACTACTGTAACGTCAGAAGCAACCATATTTAAACACTTTTGATTGTACCTTTTCTGCGGTGCGATTCCAAACAGTCACAACATGCCCCATCTTCAACAAATTAGAAACCACACCACTTCCCATCAGTCCAAGTCCAAGGAACCCTATCCTGTTGTGAAAACAAGTATTGTCAGCATACCGTTTTAAGTGAATGGTTTAATAAACATTAGTCATGCagtatttgttttgattttttttttaaataataagaatcatttgtttgtgaatcaaacataaaaaaaaacatttgcaatattGCCTGTCGATtcatgtacacttttttttctctcttcatctGTGAGGACGTGACCTAGCAATCTGCCAGGACCTTGCTCCAAAGTTTGGCTACATTTGCAATCAGAAGCTAAAAAAGCTAAGTATAATATCTGTGATAGCTTAACATGTTGCAAGAGAGGTGTCACCACCAACATGACGAAGCTCTTTCATTTAATAGATCGTTAAAGATTGCAAACACAATCCAAACACCAACGTTATTCTATTCCTAAATTACAATGACTTGTCCGATTTGTCCTTTGACGCGTGTGTGATCAATGTTGTGCTCACTTGGTTCGTTCATGCAGGGTACGATCACATCAGTATGATTTGAACCTTTGAATTTGCATTCGAGCTGCCGTTGAACTAAAGAGAGCAGCGGTCATCTGTCTTTTCAGCCAAACAGTGTCATTCCTTCAAAAATTCAAATCACAGAAGTACTGGGATAAAAGTTTAGAGATCAGATATAAACTGTGTGTCTGAGGTGTATGGTTGTGGTTCAAATAAAAGccgattcatccagtaatgaaacaaagTACATCTTGAGTGAGTCATTTAATCATTAATTCATAAATTACATGTGGTTTTGTTTACAGGGTATACACAGGAATCATGGAGTtagatttaatacattttaagactcCTTTGCAAACATTGAGACCTCATCGCCACTCCAAGTTTTAATCTCTTACATCAGCGACACtaacttaaatttacattatATTGATTGTGAGATAGCACAACTAAATAGACTAACTTTGTGATAACTCATCAATACTACATAATTCAGAAGGGGGGGGGACCAAGCACAAGGTAATTGAGAGACTAAACAACGCAACCCAAGAAACAagaattaaaacaataaacaagtCAACTGACAAAACTTATTGAGGAGGGAAAATAAAGCTCTCCGAGCTAACGGGGCAATGAGCTCACACACaggatattaaaaaaatgtatttgtcactTCAACTTATAACTTTCTGCAaaccatagcttttttttttaatgacaaacaTCTGACTGGTCAGACAGTCCATCTGTGATTACGGAGCGTTTGATTTGATTTAGACTTGACAGTGTCTGTAATACCGCACCTGATCATGGAAGGTAAAATAATGATCACAACTATTACAACATTTTAACTGTGCATGCCCAAgctagcaacaacaacaacaaaaaaactgccATAAGTACCACAATTACCATGTATTTATGTAGCCTGTTGATTTTTGTTCATGGTATCATCAGCTCCAATAATTGGTTTGCAAAAAAGACACAGGATAAATGTTTGATATCAGTATTTAATTGCATTGGAACTGAAAAGAATCTGAATTGGGATTGATAAAATTAAACTCTACCCAAGCCTAGTAGTGCACTTGTTTTTCTGAATACAGCCAAACAAACACAGCGGCATCTACAGGACAGGAAGCAATGTACGAATGCAAATGcagactataataataataataatactacaataacaacaaaaaccctTCCCTGGGATCacggaaaaaaaacaaaattgaaaaaaatatatacatgtcaatattagattaaatatgtattaaattgGAAATGTTGTATCAAACTAAAATTATATTCCAGATTTGTAATCTCAGAACCTCAATGTGGTCTCAGACATTTGGAGCGCCACTTTTTCTGACCACTGAAAACATGATTGTTCCTGATTACCTTTTGTCTGTAGGTGTGATGCTGCCGTTGATGgctgtgctgtctgctgcttgAATAGATGTTGATCTTGTGTCCTTTTCAAGAAGAAAACAGACAATTATTAAAATGACCAAGCAATGCGGGCTGGCTAATTAGTAGGAAAATGAAGAAACCACGAGCTGTGTATTCCTAGACGGTGCTCACCTCCTCGATTATCTTTAAGCGTTTGGTGATGGGCTCCATTGATGAAGCTGGCTGTAAGGAAAATGGAGATTTCCTTGTCAACCAAAGTCAATTCAGCAGATTCATTTTAGATTGTCTAGAAACAGCAAACAGTTTTGCACTCAAAGGATCCTAGACACACATTTATTGAAAACACCAAGTCCAGAGCCAGGGGAGGAAAACCTCGAACTTTAGAGATCGAACTTTAAGATCAATTCGTTTCTGACTGTGGTGCTTTAAAGCAAAAGGACAAGCAAGAAGGAAATGTTCCTCCGAAGAGGAAGTGCCAAGAGGAAAGGAAGAGTCATTTAAACAGTTTGTTGGTATAACTGGCACATGAACAGAAGCACAAGAGTATTCTGGCTGGGCGTCTTTGCTGGCTGAAAACAAGCTTTTCCGATACAGTTTTTTCCTCCAATCCAATCAATTATTCAGACACACTAGCATGTAACAAACTGTGCAACCATAGTCAGAgttcaaaatgtacttttttgcCTCATCTATGgacataaatatttttactgagtgtttatttataatatttttgacCATAGTTTGCAGCTCACAAGTGCTGTGGCATAAAAACTATTTCCTTTTGCTTTCTGACAGTATTGCTCTGTCTCTCAAGTCTCTAATACCCgcaaaaggctgcatttatctgtgcAAAAATATACTGTGCATTAtactttattacaataaaaaacctGATTATAATATATCTTAAagtatcatttattcctgtgctgtattttcagcagtcattaccccagtcttcagtgccacatgatcttcctgaaataaatctaatgtgctgatttgctgcttgggaaacatttttattatcataaatgttgaaaacagttgttgctgcttaatatttaataaccatGCAactattttcaggattctttgttgaacagaaagatcaaaatataaaagaaaataagaaatggcCACAGCCGAGACAAAAAACTTGAGCAAAACCATAGCCAATAATAGTTTTTAAACTGCAAAGTGGAGTACATGTCAGCTACCAATCTCAGAGGATCAACCAATAAGCTTGACGTTTTCGGTTTCCcttacacaaaaaaaatcagtacAACTGCCATGCTGCAGATTCGGACAACTAGCATCGCCAGAAGCAGTTTGGGGGAGGATATTATTCAGAAATTATTAGAACAGCCATTGTGTGCAATGTGCAAGAGATAGGGGCAAAGTTACACTAACTAGAAAATCATTCAGCATCCCAGCAAAAGTCTCCTTACCTTCTCAGACTGGCTGAGCAGAAAGTGATGAAAATGTGGGTCATCCTTTACTGGCTATAATGGAAGAGAGTTAAATTGGAAACTATTCTCCAAAGAGACTTACTGACCTGATAGTCATTTCATCTGCAACTAATTACAGTGACATGGTGAGAGGTGTGATTACATAGTGAAGGACAAAAAGTACAGTAAAGGACACCAGCCGTGCAGCTGCTATAAGTCACAGCTGTAACTGCACCAAAATCAGCCAGTGGGTACGTCTTACTGATAcctaaaaaaacagcatatgtgcAGATCCCATAAATGTGCAGAGGCAAACTGTGAATGTAACCTACACTGCTCTCCCATTTGAATCCTGATACTGTTCCTGCGACCAGCCGTCGTACAGAGGATGGCTCTGGGTCAGAATCAGTCTGTTCCTTAAGGGAAAGAGAGACACATTCACCATGTGTACAGAATGGCTTCATCTCATCAAACAAAGCCCTACAATAGCTGCATCTAAACCCAGTCAAAATATGGCACTGGTCATACTGCAAAAATGGCACCAGTCTCAATGAATGGGTGGGTTGCACTTGGCAGATCCACCTCTAAAACATACAATTGTAACCTGACTCCACAGCAGGTGCAACAGCCGATGGCCTTAGCAAAGGATTTTGATGAAGCTGACAAAAACGTGTGTGGTTATGACCTAACCCTTCCCCTCCACAATGGTATTTAATGGTAAAGCAATATTTTCCATTTACCTTGTCCGACGAGCCACCCTTGAAggcatcttcatcatcttcttcaATGATCTTCATTGGTTTAGCTGCTTTACGCCCTTTATCTGACTTGCTTTTGTCATCGGAGTGTGCCTGCAAAACAAGGTTAACACAACATGAGGAATTATTTCTGAAATACTACCTGGTGAATTTCGAAGAACCTGTTTGGGTGTCAATAATAAGTGGCAACATAAAAGAGAGGTGTAAGTGGAGCCCAGAGATTTATATGGAATTTACCattcaataaaaaatagtttGACCAACATTTGTCTCAAAATATCCTGCTGAAAGTGAGattaaacataataacatatgTGGAAACAACAGTTTGCTGACTTTGTGATATAATTTTAAACTCTGGCATTGTGAGCAATGCATGTCCGATCGTTAAAATCTGATCACAAGGAAACATAAATGCAGATtacaatcaattaacaaaattaTAACCCTTTAGGTCATTTTCCGATTCCTCATAATCTGCATAACGCAAGGTCATTTTGTACATGTCAAAGAAAATCCAAGGTGGAAACAAGACCACAAGTTTGTGAAGATATTAACCTGATCTTTCCCTTTGGCCTTCTTTAGGTACTCCTCTACTGCATCAACAGCCTGCTGGAAGCGCTTGCCTTTGTTGATCTTGATCATCTCCTCTTTGTGAGGATGGTAAGGCTTCAGCTGCTCTACCTTTATCCAGGCGCTGAAAGGGCAACGCATATCAAAAGTCAACATCTGCTTGGTTTACACTCTCAAATCCTATGCAAACAAGAGGAAGTGGTGGTAAAAGACTACGACTGTCTCTGTACTCACTGATCTTCAGTTCCAAAAAACttgacaaagaaacattttttgcCTCTTGGCTTTTTCAGATCCTTCGGAGGACTGACGACCTGAAAACACGAGGGTTAGAGATCAGTAAATGTGACAAACCAACACTACATCCAAATGAGTCGACTGATACAGTAGCGGTCTCTCAAACTCACACAACACAGAAAACCTTTCTGGACTTGTTTTAACGTTTAATTTGAAGCATTCTTGCTTTGTTTTGATCGAAAGCAACCAAAAACGCTTTCTAGATAGCTAAGTTAGCTCGCTAGGTTTAGAAAACATCCGGCGACTGCGACCTCTAACGTTAGATGCAAGAGCCTCAGAAAAACAACTCAATCGTACACATGAAAAGATCTTACCTTGCCTGGCCAAGGTGGATAGCGTCCAAGCTTACCCCTGAAACATAAATTGAGACGACAGTTTAGTATTTTAAATCAAACGTTACACGATTGAGCGTGTATTAACTGAAAGATCAAGCTAGCTAGTGTAACGTTATAGCAAAACCCGTTTCGACCCCATCAGCAAACTGTACCGAAGCTTGTATTAAACTCACTGTTTATATAATTACACACCTAAACTTTAGCTGAAACCCTCATTTAGTGCTAAACACACTTAACAAAGCGGATTAACCTCAAAAAGCATATAAAGTAATCGTTAGCTTGTGTGCTAAGCCTGCTGCTCAGTATTTGGTTTGACGACACATAAACTGGGCCATATACaagatttttaataaaacattttattgcatcCACGACGAAATGCCTTTCGCGTGCACGAAAGAGAATTTAACATTTTGACGCAAAATTAAATCGTgtaaagttgatttttttttttatcttaccaaaccaGATCCCCGATCCTTAGATGCACAGTCGCCATCTTAAACTGTTGGTGAGAAACGTCGCACTGAATGCAGGGAATAAACACACCCACTACACTTCACCCATCTACCCCTGCGAGGAAGCGACGCGACAAAACCAGTACGATCTCGTCGCGTTGACAAATGGAGGCTGTAACGTCGTTGTAGTTTCGCTCGTCGCTCGCTAGCACTGACCTGCTTCATGTATTTTTAAACAGCAGGTTCTGGAGAAGTTATACAGAGTTTAAGTTTCTCCTGTGAATTCAGAGAATACCAGCTCGGAGAGAAATATGAATTTACATATTTCTTcacactaaacaaataaataaaggttatTCTTTGTCTATTTGAAATTTTGGATAACGCTTGGGACCAAATTTATCACGTGATGCTTGGTGAAACGTGAAAACAGTATGTTAATATCATTTGTAAacacattttacaattttatgtaacaatttaaattatgtaaaaagtgTGAAATGATGTGATGCAAAAATGTATTTGGGAGAAAAcgttagaaaaataaaacaggacattttattctaaatatgtataaaaatgtaatttccaaCACTAAACCCAATACATAATATTTAAGATGTCATGGAAACAGTGTTGGATAAGTTactctaaaaaagtaattaaaaaaattactaattacatcttcaacagtgtaattagaaTACTGTACAAATCACTCTctccaaaaagtatttaattacttattactTTCTAAATCAGTTACTGAATGATACAAGGATAGACATGAAACGCTTCTTTTAATTCTTccaaataaataatagataacTAGGCTACATAAATTATTCTGGTCACACTTTAGATTtgtgtccaattctcactattaacaattAACTATAAATTAACTATACTTTAGTCTCAGTATACTCCTTACAACTGCTTTTCAATACTTATTAAGTAGTTGTTGACAATTAAGTTTAAGAATTGGGTGATTAAGGATTTATATTAAGGtcttgcagaataagacattaatatgtgctttttaagtaataataaacagccaatatcccagtaatattcatgctaatacccaactagttaatagtgagaattggaaactaaagtgttaccaatattcttACTAACTCACCAAAGTATTTAAAGTGAGAAGCATACATAAAAAGCATGTATTGGTTAGACTTTGATGTTAAATCCactgttgtattgtattgtatataaatCTTTTACAGCCTTATAGTTCAATTACATAAGAAATAACTGCAatttaattacagaaaaataaGAGTAATACCTTACTTTGCTTTCAATAGTTCAATTAGAGTAACTAATTACTTCATGTAACTAGTTGCACTCAACACTGCATGGAAATGACACTGTTAACTAAAAGTGATTGCAAAGACAGCTTGAGCTTTTATTACTTCATGATAAAGACAAAGGGAAATAACACAGTTTTATCTTCATTTCATTTTCTCTTTATCTTAAATCAAACATAGAAGTAGAATAATCTGACACAAGTAAAAAGTGCATAAAGAGAGACAGATGGGTCCATAACTTTATCATTAAGGCACACATTTTTTATGCATATATTAGATCGGATTCCAGTAAAACTGAACTAGATTTCATTAAAACATTCTCAAACATGTCTCGTCTGCTTATCTTCAATGAAGATTCATAGGTAGAGCGATAGAAACATTAACCCAAATTTAGCACCATAACCAAAGCAACACCATCTTGCATTGATATaagaatgcatttaaaaacaaatacatactgTATTGAGAAAGTGAATCTAAAATGAGATTTCAACTGCAGTTTAGGAACACAAACAGCACATTTACGTAAGCTGTatttgatgttgtttttctgCTAAATGGATCTATATGACTCTGCCTGACAGCATGAGACCGAACTCCTGGATGCTGATCTCCTTGTTCTGATATTGTTGCAGCTGACGGTTTGTGATGTTTCCAGCCCTCAGAGCGTCTTCAATGGCAAACTTCTTGCCCGATTTTCTGTCATGAAGAACGGAGGACTCGCCATTCGGACCCTTGACTGTGATCTCCTCCCAGTCGCATTCTTGACCCTGAAGGTTGACAAACATTTTCCAGTCGATCAGACCGAGCTTGTAAGCCTCCTCAGGCTTCATCTCCTTTCCGGTGTCTGGATCGATGACGACAATAGAGCGGCGGAGGTGACTTTCTCGCTGCTCCCTCTTCACTCTCATTGCAGACAGACTCTTCTGAAGCTTTTCGATTTCTTGGTCTTTCTCCGTTCGGATGCGCTTGAGTTCAGAGAGTTCTCTTTGCAAGGATTCCAATCGAATTTCCAGGTTCCTGCTGCTTTCCACCGGAGAAGTCTCAGTGATATGTCTGGTTTCTTTTGTCGTGATCTCGATCTCAGATTGAAGCTTCCTTATTTCGTTCTGTAGGCGCTGGTTCTCCTGCTGTAACCTGTTGCTTTCGTCACGAATGTAGTTGAGTTCTTTGGATGATTTTGTATTGGTGAACTCCACCTCCGAAAGCTTCGAGTTTAGGCTGATGATCTGTTGGTCCAGCTCACGACGGCGCTTTTCCTCTTCTTCAAGGCTTTTCTTTAGGGTTATAATTTCCATTTCGGCCTCCGGGTCTCGTTCGACTTGAATTTTTTCAGTTCGCACAACTTTTTCACGCACTTCCGTTCTCTCGAGTATCTCCTGCTTTTGCAACAAGACATTATACTCCTTCTCCAAGAGCATACGCTTGTGCCTCTCCTCTTCAACCTGAAGACGTAGGATagagtgctctttttcttgttgaGGGTCCTGCTGGAGAACAACCTTTTGCTTTACTGTAACCTTTTCTCGGTTTTCCTTGTCCCTGATCTCTAGTTCATTGAGCCGCACTCTCAGCCTCTGGATTTCAAGCTCAGCTTCTCTGCGGGCTCTGCGTTCACGTTCCAGCTCCTCAAGCTGAATGTCCAATTCAGCTTTTTGATGCTGCAATCTGATCAGCTCCTCTTTCaagatctctctctgtctctgctcaTTGTTGATATTTTGAGAGAAGTTGTCACATTCAGACTTCAAGACTGGATCCTGCTCCATCTTCACTACTTCTTGCTGGACAATCTTCTCCCTCACCTGTGACAAGTCGATCTTCTTAATCCTGATCCTTTCTTCATTGGAGGCCCTTTCGCTTTCCAGGTCCAAACGCTTCCTCTGTTCCTCAGCCAGTTTCCGCTTGAGACTCTCAATCTCCTCCTTGGTTTTAGGATCTTCTCTGTATTGCAGGATCTCATTCACAACCTCTTTGGTCTGAATTTGAGGCTGGGTGTCTTTCCATCTTTGGATCTCATCTTTGAGTTGGAGGATCTCCATCTCGAACTTCTCTGTTTGGT from Carassius carassius chromosome 1, fCarCar2.1, whole genome shotgun sequence includes:
- the glyr1 gene encoding cytokine-like nuclear factor N-PAC isoform X6 codes for the protein MATVHLRIGDLVWGKLGRYPPWPGKVVSPPKDLKKPRGKKCFFVKFFGTEDHAWIKVEQLKPYHPHKEEMIKINKGKRFQQAVDAVEEYLKKAKGKDQAHSDDKSKSDKGRKAAKPMKIIEEDDEDAFKGGSSDKPASSMEPITKRLKIIEEDTRSTSIQAADSTAINGSITPTDKRIGFLGLGLMGSGVVSNLLKMGHVVTVWNRTAEKVQSKCDLFIQEGARLGRTPAEVVSMCDITFSCVSDPKAARDLVLGPSGVLQGIRPGKCYVEMSTVDPETIMELAQVITSRGGRFLEAPVSGSQQLSNDGMLVIVAAGDRSVYEDCSSCFQAMGKTSFFIAGEAGNAARMMLILNMVQGSFMATIAEGLTLAQATGQSQQTFLDILCHGQMASTFVDQKCQNILQGNFKPDYYLKHIQKDLRLAISMGDSVNHPTPMAAAANEVYKRAKALDQSDNDMSAVYRAYIH
- the glyr1 gene encoding cytokine-like nuclear factor N-PAC isoform X4, with translation MATVHLRIGDLVWGKLGRYPPWPGKVVSPPKDLKKPRGKKCFFVKFFGTEDHAWIKVEQLKPYHPHKEEMIKINKGKRFQQAVDAVEEYLKKAKGKDQAHSDDKSKSDKGRKAAKPMKIIEEDDEDAFKGGSSDKEQTDSDPEPSSVRRLVAGTVSGFKWESSPVKDDPHFHHFLLSQSEKPASSMEPITKRLKIIEEDTRSTSIQAADSTAINGSITPTDKRIGFLGLGLMGSGVVSNLLKMGHVVTVWNRTAEKCDLFIQEGARLGRTPAEVVSMCDITFSCVSDPKAARDLVLGPSGVLQGIRPGKCYVEMSTVDPETIMELAQVITSRGGRFLEAPVSGSQQLSNDGMLVIVAAGDRSVYEDCSSCFQAMGKTSFFIGEAGNAARMMLILNMVQGSFMATIAEGLTLAQATGQSQQTFLDILCHGQMASTFVDQKCQNILQGNFKPDYYLKHIQKDLRLAISMGDSVNHPTPMAAAANEVYKRAKALDQSDNDMSAVYRAYIH
- the glyr1 gene encoding cytokine-like nuclear factor N-PAC isoform X7 yields the protein MATVHLRIGDLVWGKLGRYPPWPGKVVSPPKDLKKPRGKKCFFVKFFGTEDHAWIKVEQLKPYHPHKEEMIKINKGKRFQQAVDAVEEYLKKAKGKDQAHSDDKSKSDKGRKAAKPMKIIEEDDEDAFKGGSSDKPASSMEPITKRLKIIEEDTRSTSIQAADSTAINGSITPTDKRIGFLGLGLMGSGVVSNLLKMGHVVTVWNRTAEKCDLFIQEGARLGRTPAEVVSMCDITFSCVSDPKAARDLVLGPSGVLQGIRPGKCYVEMSTVDPETIMELAQVITSRGGRFLEAPVSGSQQLSNDGMLVIVAAGDRSVYEDCSSCFQAMGKTSFFIAGEAGNAARMMLILNMVQGSFMATIAEGLTLAQATGQSQQTFLDILCHGQMASTFVDQKCQNILQGNFKPDYYLKHIQKDLRLAISMGDSVNHPTPMAAAANEVYKRAKALDQSDNDMSAVYRAYIH
- the glyr1 gene encoding cytokine-like nuclear factor N-PAC isoform X1, whose protein sequence is MATVHLRIGDLVWGKLGRYPPWPGKVVSPPKDLKKPRGKKCFFVKFFGTEDHAWIKVEQLKPYHPHKEEMIKINKGKRFQQAVDAVEEYLKKAKGKDQAHSDDKSKSDKGRKAAKPMKIIEEDDEDAFKGGSSDKEQTDSDPEPSSVRRLVAGTVSGFKWESSPVKDDPHFHHFLLSQSEKPASSMEPITKRLKIIEEDTRSTSIQAADSTAINGSITPTDKRIGFLGLGLMGSGVVSNLLKMGHVVTVWNRTAEKVQSKCDLFIQEGARLGRTPAEVVSMCDITFSCVSDPKAARDLVLGPSGVLQGIRPGKCYVEMSTVDPETIMELAQVITSRGGRFLEAPVSGSQQLSNDGMLVIVAAGDRSVYEDCSSCFQAMGKTSFFIAGEAGNAARMMLILNMVQGSFMATIAEGLTLAQATGQSQQTFLDILCHGQMASTFVDQKCQNILQGNFKPDYYLKHIQKDLRLAISMGDSVNHPTPMAAAANEVYKRAKALDQSDNDMSAVYRAYIH
- the glyr1 gene encoding cytokine-like nuclear factor N-PAC isoform X3, with the translated sequence MATVHLRIGDLVWGKLGRYPPWPGKVVSPPKDLKKPRGKKCFFVKFFGTEDHAWIKVEQLKPYHPHKEEMIKINKGKRFQQAVDAVEEYLKKAKGKDQAHSDDKSKSDKGRKAAKPMKIIEEDDEDAFKGGSSDKEQTDSDPEPSSVRRLVAGTVSGFKWESSPVKDDPHFHHFLLSQSEKPASSMEPITKRLKIIEEDTRSTSIQAADSTAINGSITPTDKRIGFLGLGLMGSGVVSNLLKMGHVVTVWNRTAEKCDLFIQEGARLGRTPAEVVSMCDITFSCVSDPKAARDLVLGPSGVLQGIRPGKCYVEMSTVDPETIMELAQVITSRGGRFLEAPVSGSQQLSNDGMLVIVAAGDRSVYEDCSSCFQAMGKTSFFIAGEAGNAARMMLILNMVQGSFMATIAEGLTLAQATGQSQQTFLDILCHGQMASTFVDQKCQNILQGNFKPDYYLKHIQKDLRLAISMGDSVNHPTPMAAAANEVYKRAKALDQSDNDMSAVYRAYIH
- the glyr1 gene encoding cytokine-like nuclear factor N-PAC isoform X2, with the protein product MATVHLRIGDLVWGKLGRYPPWPGKVVSPPKDLKKPRGKKCFFVKFFGTEDHAWIKVEQLKPYHPHKEEMIKINKGKRFQQAVDAVEEYLKKAKGKDQAHSDDKSKSDKGRKAAKPMKIIEEDDEDAFKGGSSDKEQTDSDPEPSSVRRLVAGTVSGFKWESSPVKDDPHFHHFLLSQSEKPASSMEPITKRLKIIEEDTRSTSIQAADSTAINGSITPTDKRIGFLGLGLMGSGVVSNLLKMGHVVTVWNRTAEKVQSKCDLFIQEGARLGRTPAEVVSMCDITFSCVSDPKAARDLVLGPSGVLQGIRPGKCYVEMSTVDPETIMELAQVITSRGGRFLEAPVSGSQQLSNDGMLVIVAAGDRSVYEDCSSCFQAMGKTSFFIGEAGNAARMMLILNMVQGSFMATIAEGLTLAQATGQSQQTFLDILCHGQMASTFVDQKCQNILQGNFKPDYYLKHIQKDLRLAISMGDSVNHPTPMAAAANEVYKRAKALDQSDNDMSAVYRAYIH
- the glyr1 gene encoding cytokine-like nuclear factor N-PAC isoform X5, which produces MATVHLRIGDLVWGKLGRYPPWPGKVVSPPKDLKKPRGKKCFFVKFFGTEDHAWIKVEQLKPYHPHKEEMIKINKGKRFQQAVDAVEEYLKKAKGKDQAHSDDKSKSDKGRKAAKPMKIIEEDDEDAFKGGSSDKEQTDSDPEPSSVRRLVAGTVSGFKWESSPASSMEPITKRLKIIEEDTRSTSIQAADSTAINGSITPTDKRIGFLGLGLMGSGVVSNLLKMGHVVTVWNRTAEKVQSKCDLFIQEGARLGRTPAEVVSMCDITFSCVSDPKAARDLVLGPSGVLQGIRPGKCYVEMSTVDPETIMELAQVITSRGGRFLEAPVSGSQQLSNDGMLVIVAAGDRSVYEDCSSCFQAMGKTSFFIAGEAGNAARMMLILNMVQGSFMATIAEGLTLAQATGQSQQTFLDILCHGQMASTFVDQKCQNILQGNFKPDYYLKHIQKDLRLAISMGDSVNHPTPMAAAANEVYKRAKALDQSDNDMSAVYRAYIH